Proteins from a single region of Bombus vancouverensis nearcticus chromosome 5, iyBomVanc1_principal, whole genome shotgun sequence:
- the LOC117158992 gene encoding PRL-1 phosphatase yields the protein MSNMRVKDIRPEPAEIEYKNMKFLITDRPNDQTIHTFIQELKKHNVKEVVRVCEPTYKVEELKTEGINVIDLVFDDGTFPPNEVIDEWFELLKNRFRESPDACVAVHCVAGLGRAPVLVALALIELGLKYEDAVALIRDKRRGAINSKQLAYLEKYRPKSRLKLKNGQKNSCCVQ from the exons ATGAGCAACATGAGGGTAAAGGATATCAGACCAGAACCCGCCGAGATCGAATACAAAAACATGAAGTTCCTTATTACTGATCGGCCCAATGATCAGACCATTCATACTTTTATTCAA GAACTGAAAAAGCACAATGTTAAAGAAGTAGTGAGGGTCTGTGAACCAACGTACAAAGTTGAGGAACTTAAAACAGAAGGGATCAATGTCATAGACTTGGTATTTGATGATGGCACATTTCCAccaaatgaa GTCATTGATGAATGGTTTGAGCTGCTAAAAAATCGATTTCGCGAGTCTCCTGATGCATGTGTAGCAGTACATTGTGTCGCAGGACTTGGTAGGGCACCAGTCTTAGTTGCACTTGCCCTTATTGAGTTGGGACTTAAATATGAAGATGCAGTTGCACTAATTAGGGA TAAAAGACGAGGCGCTATCAACTCAAAGCAGCTGGCCTATCTCGAAAAGTATCGTCCCAAATCTCGGTTGAAGCTCAAGAATGGACAAAAGAACTCCTGCTGCGTCCAATAG
- the PI31 gene encoding proteasome inhibitor 31 kDa, whose product MGDTRNVFGFELVQEIYNNQITKKEDVLILFVHWYLIKYGFRCIGIGDSKAFEPTEKGSQLLPEGWNTRPNYALRYIKDSKLFIFHGIKSDEDLLINLLKVDDQNVSNVQFPINQTVNELHGDLESVIPSYQNVINVIQEDLIHALIPGNMVVNSTQTSFTNDQSRDNPLRVGESTRPSSASYPWNRDADPLRVGAADLNPFAQGSGMIFDPFSSQRNRMNPSRPGLGVPGRLPPGAVPPFAKFDPFGPPDINQPRPRRDPDNDHLPPPGYDDMFM is encoded by the exons ATGGGTGATACAAGGAATGTCTTTGGCTTTGAACTGGTacaagaaatatataataatcagATTACAAAAAAGGAggatgttttaatattattcgtTCATTGGTATCTTATAAAATATGGATTCAGATGTATTGGAATCGGCGATTCT aAAGCATTTGAACCAACAGAAAAAGGATCGCAGTTACTTCCAGAAGGATGGAACACACGTCCAAAttatgcattacgttatataaaggACAGCAAATTGTTCATATTTCATGGTATAAAGTCTGACGAAGATTTACTTATAAATTTGTTG AAAGTTGATGATCAAAATGTGTCCAATGTTCAATTTCCAATTAATCAGACTGTAAATGAACTTCATGGAGATTTAGAATCTGTAATACCTTCATATCAAAATGTTATAAATGTGATTCAAGAAGATCTTATACACGCATTGATTCCTGGCAATATGGTCGTAAATTCTACTCAAACAAGCTTTACGAATGATCAATCAAGAGACAATCCATTAAGGGTAGGAGAGTCGACACGTCCGTCGTCTGCATCATATCCATG GAACCGTGATGCTGATCCTTTAAGGGTAGGCGCCGCAGATTTAAACCCATTTGCCCAGGGTAGTGGTATGATTTTTGATCCATTTTCATCACAACGTAATCGTATGAATCCATCTAGACCTGGTTTAGGAGTTCCTGGTAGACTACCACC AGGTGCAGTACCACCATTTGCAAAATTTGATCCTTTTGGCCCGCCAGATATTAATCAACCAAGACCACGTCGTGATCCAGACAACGACCACTTACCTCCACCAGGATACGACGACATGTTTATGTAA